The following coding sequences lie in one Lolium perenne isolate Kyuss_39 chromosome 2, Kyuss_2.0, whole genome shotgun sequence genomic window:
- the LOC127333272 gene encoding isocitrate lyase has product MASPFSVPSLIMEEEEGRFEAEVAEVGAWWNTDRFRLTKRAYTARDIVLLRGTLRQSYASGEMAKKLWRTLKAHQAAGTASRTFGALDPVQVTMMAKHLDTIYVSGWQCSSTHTSTNEPGPDLADYPYDTVPNKVEHLFFAQQYHDRKQQEARMSLPRAERANVPFVDFLKPIIADGDTGFGGATATVKLCKLFVERGAAGVHLEDQSSVTKKCGHMAGKVLVAVSEHVNRLVAARLQFDIMGVETVLVARTDAVAATLIQTNIDARDHQFILGATNPRLKSRSLTAVLSDAMAAGKNGMELQAIEDEWTASAQLKTFTDCVKDAIASLSASEQDKQRKLQEWSNATSYDKCLSNEQAREVAASLGVASVFWDWDLPRTREGFYRFQGSVAAAVVRGRAFAPHADMLWMETSSPNIAECTAFAQGVKAAFPETMLAYNLSPSFNWDASGMTDAGMATFIPHVAKLGYVWQFITLAGFHADALVTDTFARDFARRGMLAYVERIQREERNNGVETLEHQKWSGANFYDRVLKTVQGGISSTAAMGKGVTEDQFWTKPGAKSRM; this is encoded by the exons ATGGCGTCGCCTTTCTCCGTTCCTTCTCTG AtcatggaggaggaggaagggcggTTCGAGGCGGAGGTGGCGGAGGTTGGGGCATGGTGGAACACGGACAGGTTCCGGCTCACCAAACGCGCCTACACCGCCCGTGACATCGTCCTCCTCCGCGGCACGCTCCGCCAGAGCTACGCCTCCGGCGAAATGGCCAAGAAGCTCTGGCGCACGCTCAAGGCCCACCAGGCCGCCGGCACGGCGTCACGCACCTTCGGAGCTCTCGATCCCGTCCAG GTGACGATGATGGCCAAGCATCTGGACACCATCTACGTCTCCGGGTGGCAGTGTTCGTCCACGCACACCTCCACCAACGAGCCGGGGCCGGACCTCGCCGACTACCCCTACGACACCGTGCCCAACAAGGTCGAGCACCTCTTCTTCGCGCAGCAGTACCACGACCGCAAGCAGCAGGAGGCGCGCATGTCACTGCCCCGCGCCGAGCGCGCGAACGTGCCCTTCGTCGACTTCCTCAAGCCCATCATCGCCGACGGCGACACCGGCTTCGGGGGCGCCACGGCCACCGTCAAGCTCTGCAAGCTATTCGTGGAGCGCGGCGCCGCGGGGGTCCACCTGGAGGACCAGTCCTCCGTTACCAAGAAGTGCGGGCACATGGCCGGGAAGGTGCTCGTCGCGGTCTCAGAGCACGTGAACCGCCTCGTCGCCGCGCGGCTCCAGTTCGACATCATGGGCGTCGAGACCGTCCTCGTCGCGCGCaccgacgccgtcgccgccacgctGATCCAGACCAACATTGACGCGCGCGATCACCAGTTCATCCTCGGCGCCACCAACCCGCGCCTCAAGAGCCGGAGCCTCACCGCCGTGCTCTCCGACGCCATGGCGGCCGGCAAGAACGGAATGGAGCTCCAGGCCATCGAGGACGAGTGGACCGCGTCGGCGCAGCTCAAGACGTTCACCGACTGCGTCAAGGACGCCATCGCCAGCCTCAGCGCCAGCGAGCAGGACAAGCAGCGCAAGCTCCAGGAGTGGAGCAACGCCACCAGCTACGACAAGTGCCTATCCAACGAGCAAGCGCGCGAGGTGGCCGCGAGCCTGGGCGTGGCGTCCGTGTTCTGGGACTGGGACCTGCCGCGAACCAGGGAAGGGTTCTACCGCTTCCAGGGCTCCGTGGCGGCGGCCGTGGTCCGCGGGCGCGCCTTCGCGCCGCACGCCGACATGCTGTGGATGGAGACGTCGAGCCCCAACATCGCCGAGTGCACGGCCTTCGCGCAGGGCGTGAAGGCGGCGTTCCCGGAGACGATGCTCGCTTACAACCTCTCGCCGTCCTTCAACTGGGATGCGTCCGGCATGACGGACGCCGGCATGGCCACCTTCATCCCTCACGTCGCGAAGCTCGGCTACGTGTGGCAGTTCATCACGCTCGCCGGCTTCCACGCCGACGCGCTCGTCACCGACACCTTTGCGCGGGACTTCGCCCGGCGCGGCATGCTGGCCTACGTGGAGAGGATCCAGAGGGAGGAGAGGAACAACGGGGTGGAGACGCTGGAGCATCAGAAGTGGTCGGGAGCAAACTTCTATGACAGGGTGCTCAAGACCGTGCAGGGCGGCATCTCCTCCACCGCAGCCATGGGCAAAG GAGTTACTGAAGACCAGTTCTGGACTAAGCCGGGAGCCAAGTCCAGGATGTGA